The Alnus glutinosa chromosome 3, dhAlnGlut1.1, whole genome shotgun sequence nucleotide sequence AGCAACTGGAGGGGCATGAAATTAACCGGATGGGGATTGCAAAATCGAGTCTTACAAGAACTTTTTTTGTAATGACCCAAAAAAAAGTGCTAGTCACACCTACGCTATCACCTACAAAGACTAGTAAATTTGGAACTTTCCTAGAATTCATTATAAAACAAAGTTTCGCCTAGTAACtaagtaatgtgagacttagtacTCGTGACTACCTTTATAAACTACCAACTCTATGTGCGCTActcctcatcttcccaatgtggaaTAGGGGTGTTGCATTTTTACTAAGGTCATAGTAGAGTCTTCTGGGAATCCATAATGGATGTGTTTAGAGGTGAGAGATATATACCCGCCCACCCAAGCTAACCTGTCATTTTCAACCCAACCCGATCCAACAAGAAATTTTGGGTTCCAACAGGTGTCGGCTTGGGATCAATAAGAATTTCTAGTTACCGACAGAGGTCGGATTGGAATTTGACAATAGGTGGTCTTTTTCCGACCTCGACTTAACCTAATAAGACCTGCACTTTACACcaggcctctctctctcaaattccaGATATGGCAGCAATTTCTACCGCCAAATCTAGCAGCATCCTGGTTGCGGGGTACAAGATCTTACAACCTCACCGTGTTGACTCAGTTTGGCATACACTGAGGCATAAGGTTAGAGTTGGAATCAAGATGCCGCTTCCAACCGCCAGAGGGTTGGTAATCGGAAGGAGATACCCACCCTAGATGTGTTGTATGTATCTTATATGGGCTTGCCAAGGGTAAGACTTACTGCGAACAAAAGGTTAAAGAAACACTGTCGCAAGACTGAATGACGTTGAAAGAGAAGAGGGACGGCAGTGGAAGGCTTACCATGCATTCTCTTCACAAATCGCTCAAACTCCATGAAGTTGtgtctctccatgaggactggGCTGAGCCTGAGGTAGGTAAAAGCAGATAAATGTCTTCCATCTGGATCAGTCAGGGGTTTGGCATTTTCCAGGATCTTATTGTAGCCTTCTCTATCATGGCAAGAAAGAGCATTCTCACTAGCTACTGGAATGCAAACATCCCACGCAGCATTCAGCACctggaaataaataaagatctaaAAGCTTTACTGAACATAATATAACTTACAAGCAGACTGGCAATGGATCTGCTTCAGATCCATCATTGGTTGTTAACTAAGCATTCCACATTCCACTATATTGTACTGAAGTTAAATCTGAAGTAAATTAAACCCTAATAGAGTTTGTACATATTGTATTTCAAAAAGAATAGCATGAGTGGCATGCAGTGTCTCTCCAAAGAAAATTACAGGTGGTCAgtcaaaaaagaaatgaaagtgtCAATTGGCATGATGATCCAGCCCAAACAGATAGAACTCTAGTTCTCAACCAATCACCTTGAATAAGATAAACATTTGAGTAGAAAATTATTTCAGTGTGAGCAAAGGGTCTTAAGACTCAAACCGCATGAGATTTTGACTGAAATAACTCCATCAACTTGATCCCAAGCCCTGTTCTTAGCACCAACATTCTTCACATTGAGCTAAAGATGCATCCAATTTTCCAACAAGAGGACCCTTTTCAGCAGGGTATAAAACTACTATACCTAGTAAGCAGAAAATGGAGTACAATTTCTGCACAGGCCTACCTGCCAAACTAATCCCTCTGGGTCTGCCAGTGCTTCTGGAAAATCCTCGTGCTGATCTAATGTGCGCAATTCAACACATGTGAAGTTAAGAGCAGCCCCGTGCTTTTTTAACATTGCCGCAATTGGAGCATAACCATCACGATTTGAGGGGTTGTAAAAACCAGCAGTCAGCTCAGCAGCATGACTGGCTGTCTTGTACCACCAATGTATACCTGATACCTACTCATCAATCAAAATAAGCAAAGGTTCTTTAATAGCAAACATTATaagaaataaatttcatattgtGATCATCATTTTTACCacataagtaaataaataatcactGCTCTAgttaaagaggaaaaaaaaaagagtatttcTACAAAAGTGAATCACCTTTGCAGCAATGCAAGTGCCTTCAAAAGCTAAATTGGCTAGACCAAGTACACGTTCGCCATGATCAACCAATACTCGAGAGTACCAGTTAAGGAAGAATCTGCCATAATAGCTATCATATTCACCTCCATCGCAAAAGAACCCAGTCTCATGGGGTGTGGAATTATAAGAACCTGCGTTATCTGGTCCTCTGGCCCAAGATGAATGCCCTCTTGCTTCTGCTGCTTTTGTAAGACTCTTCATCAAGTACTTATCATAGGACTGAACAGAATAGGTTGTGTCAATGCACGaagaatttaatatattttatgaaattagCTAAAAATGGTGACAGTGAAACAAGATCATGACTATAGAATATGTTGAAGCACATCTAATTAACCATTTTGTGACGCAATCACTATTTATGGATAACTCTGAAGTAACTAAAGACATTCATTCCAATCACCATTTATTCACCGAAAAAAGAATACCTGGAATTCACCAATACCGGGATATCTCCAACCATGCTTTGCAGGATAAGAAGGATATCGTAGCTCTCCACATGGTCCTAGTCCAACTTCAATCTCAGAGATGATTCCATCCTCAAAAAACTCATCAAATTCAACCCGAAAGCTTCTCATGTAATCAAAGTAAacctgaattttttattaaaaaaaaaaatataacaaaacaaaacactaaaTCTTAAATCTTATGATATGCATCAAACAACAGAATCTGTTGTAGCTAGATATGTAAggagaataaaaattaatagaaataaagtCCAACCCTTACGTCTCAACAACATAACCTTCAAAtctttagttttatattttattgtgtaGTAACACAAttctttatataatatatattaggcTATTAGCTAAACAAGGATTCTATGGCTATGTATGtgtctatatgtatatatgagtGCGTATATGTTAACGATTAAAAGAATAGATAATACATTTAGCAAATAATATACGTCTTAAGACTAAAGATTAGAACATAAAATAGGATAGTGATAGGAAAGGTACAATGACAGATATTTCTTAAACTTAAAAACTGCTATACAGAAAGATGGAGATCTAATATAGCTTAACAATCATATCTAAATGCAATACCTCAACAGCAGTCCGGCCTTTTAAGACCCGTTCCTTATCAATTCCCCATGAGAGGCATTCAGAATTGTGCTTTCCTTCTCTATTAGTGAAATATATGTCAGGATTGCTTTGACCAATTTCGGACACCCAGCGGGGGAGCGGAATATGTACATCATCACCGACATTACCCCCACATTCATGAAAAGACGTTACAACCTGAACCACTTTGGATTAAATGGCAATCAGGTCCAGCATGAGGATGCAAAAGAGAAATAGCAGAGAATAATCCTCATGAAAATGATTTTAGTTCCTACTTTGCTATCAAGCTTATTAGTGCTTCTCAACAATAATGTTAGAACAAGTTTCCACCAACATAAACTTTCATCTACTTGTTTGTTGAAAATTATGTTAATTTCTACTAAGATATTTCTTATGATGTCAacatttttagtaatttttcgGCATGTTGTTGCagattctctttctttttgctcCTCATTggcttggagagagagagagagagagttcataGTAAGCTGAGCTTTGGGTGGCCATCGTCAAATATCTCCCCATGGCCTTTTGACTCTAAAAGCGTATATATATTAGTCAGTCTTGCAATCACCAAACATCTGTAGTttggtcttcttttttttcttttttctttttcttttttttttgtctttgaatttaTCCCAATTTACTTCTCCCTTGGAACCAATTTAATCTGCATTCAACATCCAAATCAGCACGTTATACTCCTCAGTCCTCATGTTACAGAAGAGATTTAAACTGCATATATGTTTGATTGCAGCCATACATAACATCAGGTGATTCATTACCATCCCACTAGAACACTTCACAGCATTCACTTCTCTAAATCAACCCACAACCAACAAGTTTGACAGTCGTAGAGTAAAAACAGTAATTGTTTCACCCTTTCTTTCTATCTACACACAACAAAAAGTGCAAGCAAAGAAACATTTTACATGCCCAAAGCacagatttaatgatttaaaaagCTTGAACAAGCATAGCAACAACATAGGGTATATACTGCTCACCTGCAATTTGAGCTTAAGGTCACGCACAATCTGAAAGAGCCTTTTGTAGCCACTCCAATTATATACCTGTGGAGCATGTGCCTCTACGATTCCCCACCAGCAATCAACCATAACCCCATCAACATTGATTGACTTCAAGATTCTTAGCTGATTGAGAAGACCTTCTGGATCAACCAACTCGCAATTCATATTAATGATGTCCAGCTGCCACTCCCCCCATTGTGATACATAAGAATAACTTAAAAACTATGTAGCCATGACAGGCAATTAGGTAATTTTACCAAGCAAACAACGATTCTGTGCATTAGGTTccatagaaaaaagtaaatctTTTGGAAAAATGAATCGCTCTCCACCATAGAGTAGTATTACTATTAGCGGGCctgattgaaaaaaaagaaaaagaagaagatatacaACTACATCCAACTAGAGAACAGATAGTATTATTAGAAGACTCACGGGTAGCATCACAAATACAGGAACATAAGGAGTGCCAGCAAAGTCTCGCTCCAGAAACTCCTGGGGTGTGTTTACAACCTatcaaaagaaaggaaaaaaggtcCAAAAAAATGGCATGAGAATCCTCATAACAGCAAACCAACTAATCCAAATCTCAACAAGGTCACGAACAACTTCTAAACCTCAATGTGTAACGTGGTTCTCTTCCAGCAATTTCTGTAACCACTGCATCTTTCCCGATAtcatcatgattttttttttcttagttgacattgttgttttaataactgttttcatttaattctaCAAATACATTCATCGACCTTCACCAGCATTATAAAAGTCCAACCTCCAGGatttaaaatttctttccactttttaaaaatttaaacaaattaatacaCCAGATAAGAAAATTGGAAACTTAAAAATGCAATCATTTGCtattaaacaaaaaacagaagaaactaAAGTGTTACCTGCTTATCATCTACAGCATCCACGGAATCACCCGCTAGAGGGTAATCCTCagttctctcttctctctctctcgccatGGCCCAAGCACGGGACCGAGCGCTAGACGGTACAAAGCAACCCTTCAAGCCGCACGAATTGAAGTCCACTGAGCTCCGAAACCCAAAGGAAACTCGCAAAGAAGCTGAAAGGGTTTGAGAATTTCGCAGCGACGAAGCCGCTGTTGCAGTAGAAGATGCATTAGGAGGCCTAAGGCTACGGAAGACTTGAATCGACGAAATCGCCATTCTCTCACTGCTCTCAAAGAGAAGTTGGAAATGGTAAACAATTTTCAAACCTTTGTTTGGTTACAAAGAAAATCAGAAACTTTCCTCAGAAAGAGATAGTGTCTTTGTTTGGGAtgaatgagaaaagaaaaaagagagagagtgtcGTATAACTGTAAACCGTAAAGAGGAACTTTCACTCGAAGCTGCCGAGTAGAGAGATGGAGTTATTTTAGTTATAATGCTTGCATTTCTTGGGAGTATTCACTTGCTTTGCCGTTAATTTCGCACCGTTTTCTCGGGAACCTAACAGATAGGTAGAGAAAGTGGCGGGGAAGAGAACCCGTGGGAGGGTGTTGGATCCAAGATATTtgtaactttatatatatatatatatatatatatatatatatagtaattgaGCTCATGTCCTTTTGAGTCTGACATGGAActctgtattttttaataaaaacaggatGAATAAATTaagttgtaatattttttttatttaaaacaaagtATCATGTCAGTATAAAATGATCCCATCAAGACGTTAGAAAAAGTTATAGCATTTTTCAATGGATTTAGTACGTCTAGAATTctcattttataatttttttttttaaaaaaaaaaaagagtacacACATACCCTATCAAATTGTTACAAACTTACAATGTCCTCTCCAAATTGCCTTAATTTGTTAATGTCCCCCAATAAAATAAGGACTATTATATCCTATCACCCTATCACGTCAATTTTATGATACAATCGTGAGATATTTGTATGATATATAGAGTTACTCTATTTTTATTTGAGTAATGGtagaaattatgtttttatttcacaataatgATATAGCAATCTCAGGGCATCTCCAGCAGGAGTGCTATTTTAACTGAAAAGTTAAATTTGgctatttttatctctttttcttcctccagcGGAGTagctattataacttttttcCTAACTTCATGAACAGTAAATAGTCATtattggctattcactgttcacatatctactatttttttattgtttttttttctcttccctctttctctcgCCCAGCGAAGAGTCTCTCGCCCACTGGAGAAGACGAGGTCCGACGCCGACACCGACGCCTCTCTCTCTGCGCTGACGCCGCTCCTCTGAATAGGCACCGGTCTCCTCTCTAGGCGCCGACGACGAGGTCCAACCGAGCCTCCCAAAGCTCCAGAGCCGAACAAGACCGTCCTTGACGACCCAGATGTCGACGCCGTCTACGTGCGTTGCTGGCCGACTCCACCGTCTTCGTCTCTAGGAACTCCATAATCTTCAGCTTCCCCACCGTCAGATCACCCACCACATGATACAGAAACACCAATACCATTCTCAATCCCTCGTTTGTCTGTCGAGAAACACCAAGGAGAAGTAAAGAAAATGTTGAATCCGGCTTCCCCACTGTCAAATCGCCCACCACATGGTATAGAAACACCTATACCATTCTCAATCCCTCGTTTATTTGCCGAGAAACACCAAGGAGAAGCaaagaaaatgttgaatttaGGACAAATTACCTCACTACATCGCACCATCGACAATCGACCGCTCTAGCCACCATCAACCGCACCAGCCACCAGCCACCATCGACTGTTCTGAgtcttgggtgtgggtgggcaagGCTGGTTTCAATAGTTTGGTTGTGGGTTTGATGGGGTTGGCCGGTTGGAGCTGAGgacgaaagagagagaaagaaaataaaacagtaaaaaaatattatttaaagaaaataaaaagtgggatagagattattgttggagtgtttttaagataaccagtagttaaagtagagattgtCACTTTTTAAGTAGTTACTTTAACTCCAACTGCTGGAGATGACCTCAGCCAATGATTAAATCGGtctttggtaaaaaaaaaaaaaaactaagggtTAGTTAGAATTGTAACATCAACATTATATGATAGTTGTAGGATAACAATGTGAcatatatcattactcttttaatttatttttttatgagtaaggttagaaactgcgttttttattttacaactatCTCATAATGTTAATAATGTGACAATCCCAATCCGTCATTGAAAATTTTACAACAATCTCATAATGTTGACATAATGATCGCAATAAACCATGAGATCAAATTTAATAGTTGATTGggataattgtaaaaaaaataaataaaaggtggtatacattactttttattattattattcaaagcaaaaactaGACCATTCTTTACGATACACGTGGTCAATGGCAAGGGAGTCTATTTTGGGTTGGTGGGGGTGCAAGCTGGACTTGGCATTAATTTCCAATTTGCCTACTATATGGGGCCTCAATTTTCTTTTGGCCCATTTGTGAGAAAGGGCCTAGAATTGTGtcaaaaaaaaagctttaaagcaAACACAACCCAAAGCATGTAATTACTCCATGGGCCCTGGCCTCAAAGACGCATATATTATGTGAAACTCCCAACCTGTATCGATACGGAtcaagatcccctcaaattctttgtctgaatttgagagaattcgaacagTTAATTGTAATAGACCATATATATGGCCcacctgatcaaataaaaattgggttgccTAACTACTTATCCTGTCAGGCGGGTCCCATAAAtgctctctcacaatcacctgcccgAATACGGATCAGGATTCCCTCAAAGTCTCTGtccgaatttgaaagaatttaggCCAGGTAATTTTGAGAGAGCATTTATGGGACCCACCTggccaaataaaaattaggctgCTCAACTACTTATTCGGTCAGATGGGTCCCATAAAtgctctctcacaatcacctgcctcGACTGCCCGAATATTCTAAAATTCGGGCAGAAAATTTGAGGGGATTCTAATTTGTATGGGTACAATCAATTTCTCTCTTGTATGACCaggggaaaaaacaaaataaatattttagccttATGAATTAGCTTCGCAATTTTTCATTTACGCCATCAAACTTTTAAATGTGATATTAGGCCCCATACTACATCTGCATATCAAATCATATACTCTGTTAGAAATTAAAGACATGTTACACgtacgtaatttttttttctctcttctagAGCCCCTCCCGGTGAAAATGTGAGCATGGTTTTCACCGGGAGGGGGTGGCCTCACGCCTCCTCCTCCCGGTGGTGATTTTCATCCTGGCTCCTCGTGAGTCAGGGTATTTTTtgtagggttgacaatttttgatacgacCCGCGAACcggacacgaacacgacacgggaaaatCGGGTATGGGTTTTATATAGTCGGGTTCGGGTCGAAATCGGGTCAAGGCGATTCTGACCcggttgtattttttttttaaaaaaaaaaaaaaaaaaaaaaaactaaatggaAATGCCGGATGCGGGATGCCCAAATCAAACACAATTTTGCTCATTCTGTTATGTGAATCACAGACTCACAgtgattttggcattttgccTTGCGATTTGCGAACCCTAGCCGGCTAGCCCACTGCCCAGTAGCCCGCCCGCCCGCACGCCGCCTGCCCAACCGCCAGGCGCCAACCATCCGGATTTTTCCCCCTCTCTTTGACTCTTTGCTTAGCAGTTAGCAAGAAGAAGTTCCTGATGAGCTCCCTCTTTCACAGTATACAGCAAAAAAAGAAGCGGTACCAGGAGAAGGTAATGGGGTCTGCTTGTTTTGCACGTCTGAGAAAAGCTGTGTGTTTTGGTAGAAATTCAAGTTTGGGATTTGGTTGCTGGGAATAGGAAATGGTAGTCTGGTTTCTGTGAAATGTGGTTGATTCGAGTAAAAATCAAGTTAAAAAAtgtttctaaaattttttaaaattatatgacaCTTAAATGTATGTTAGAGTATATGTTCTGTGatatctgtttggttgcttaTAAAATATGTGTGCGTTTGGTATAAGGTGGATGTGGGATTTGGTTAATGGGAATACAAAATGGTCACTTTGTTTGTGTGAGATACTGAGACGAGGTTGCTTCATGGAAAGCAagtaatcgggtcgtgttcgggttgcccgattattaatcgggtcgtgtgTCACAACTAGGGTGGGCAATTCGTGCATTCGGGTCGAGgtcgggtcaacccgactgacccgattatttaaacgtgtcaacccgaacccggcccgattattaatcgggttgcgacacgcgacccgaacacgacccgattaataatcgggtgacccgaacacgacccgacaaacccGACTAATAatcgtgtcacccgtttacccgacacgacccgacacgagAATTCCTAATATTTAAGCAAAATTAAACCGAATAGATTAGAACTAAATTAACTAATGTAtcgaaaatttaagaaaaatgaaaaaccactTAAATTCCtaataatatgtttttattatttacaattttacacTTTGTTACTTAGGGAGTTAGCCAATTAGGGTCCtacataatatatattctagtaattctacaaatattttatctatttcGGTTTATCTATATATTGATTATATTCTACAAATATGAGACTAATGAGAGGATGTTAGTAAATttgtaaatagtaaacatagtataatatatatagtattacatattaattataatactttgataacaatatttagtatgttaaattaacatattaagttattaatagttagtatataacaatataacaatattaaatagttagcatatatatataaacacatatatcacatcacacatggttaacaatagttatatattatacttatattatagttacttagttatatagaatatattagacttactatttgttcacattatacatataccattgtttatactttgtagttatatataataacatattattaatttgttacttataaactatagttatgtaatatattttataatatgccttatatacttacatattatatatttatgttattaataaatgtatagaggttgtttataaacttgggcttgaattctgctgtgatcactcattgaaacatagtataatatattagtaaatagtaaacatagtataatatatatagtattacatattaattataatactttgacaacaatatttagtatgttaaattaacatattaagttattaatagttagtatataacaatataacaatattaaatagttagcatatatatataaacacatatatcacatcacacatggttaacaatagttatatattatacttatattatagttacttagttatatagaatatattagacttactatttgttcacattatacatataccattgtttatactttgtagttatatataataacatattattaatttgttacttatacatatagttatgtaatatattttataatatgccttatatacttacatattatatatttatgttattaataaatgcatagaggttgttcataaacttgggcttgaattctgctgtgAATCctgtgatcactcattgaaacatagtataatatattagtaaatagtaaacatagtataatatatatagtattacatattaattataatactttgataacaatatttagtatgttaaattaacatattaagttattaatagttagtatataataatataacaatattaaatagttagcatatttAATTGCAGTAAATTCATCTTGTTGGTTAAATTGCAGTAATTTTTGACAATTACATTGGCTCTTGGTAAGTGCAAATTAAATCAACATTATTTCCATTACTTCAATTGTCCaacaaattaatcaatttttttaagcaacccatagtgttagaatattacgAGAATTGTAGTATATGGTTTACACAAAATATAACGCATAAGTTgtcatatttatttatcttacCAAATTTCTGCATGCCTTGTGAAAGTGaccaactaccaaaaaatgaaaaaaaatttgaaacctactctacttaattgcattttcttttactaaTATTAGGTAGTGAATCTACCAACTAGGGGGGCCAATTCTGAGTTAATAATCGGTTATATCCCCATCAAGTTCATCAACCATATTTAAGCTtctttatcaaatatttaatatttaattatctatattctgttaaaatttaagaggaatacaaaaagaaaaatgctaagctATTCCTCTCAAGTTAAACTTAAGTTAACTAAACATAACTAAAATTTTTACAACTACTAACTACTAAGGGCAAGACATAAGTTACATAATTCAGTTTCAGTTCGTAAAggcaaaacaaaacccataattaaAGAAAACGCATCCACATATAAGCCAATGTCAAGGAATATTAATAGAAGCTGTTCCTGATGAACTTGGAACCGAAACATCATTGGAATTGAGATTCaaagtcaaaatatcttcttcaaGCTTTTCAACATTCATTTTTGTCAATTCtacatcaaaagataagaggaattagtgtaat carries:
- the LOC133862274 gene encoding beta-amylase 2, chloroplastic isoform X1; this translates as MAISSIQVFRSLRPPNASSTATAASSLRNSQTLSASLRVSFGFRSSVDFNSCGLKGCFVPSSARSRAWAMAREREERTEDYPLAGDSVDAVDDKQVVNTPQEFLERDFAGTPYVPVFVMLPLDIINMNCELVDPEGLLNQLRILKSINVDGVMVDCWWGIVEAHAPQVYNWSGYKRLFQIVRDLKLKLQVVTSFHECGGNVGDDVHIPLPRWVSEIGQSNPDIYFTNREGKHNSECLSWGIDKERVLKGRTAVEVYFDYMRSFRVEFDEFFEDGIISEIEVGLGPCGELRYPSYPAKHGWRYPGIGEFQSYDKYLMKSLTKAAEARGHSSWARGPDNAGSYNSTPHETGFFCDGGEYDSYYGRFFLNWYSRVLVDHGERVLGLANLAFEGTCIAAKVSGIHWWYKTASHAAELTAGFYNPSNRDGYAPIAAMLKKHGAALNFTCVELRTLDQHEDFPEALADPEGLVWQVLNAAWDVCIPVASENALSCHDREGYNKILENAKPLTDPDGRHLSAFTYLRLSPVLMERHNFMEFERFVKRMHGEAVSDLQVNPNKKHTKVQDTDGQVAA
- the LOC133862274 gene encoding beta-amylase 2, chloroplastic isoform X2 encodes the protein MAISSIQVFRSLRPPNASSTATAASSLRNSQTLSASLRVSFGFRSSVDFNSCGLKGCFVPSSARSRAWAMAREREERTEDYPLAGDSVDAVDDKQVVNTPQEFLERDFAGTPYVPVFVMLPLDIINMNCELVDPEGLLNQLRILKSINVDGVMVDCWWGIVEAHAPQVYNWSGYKRLFQIVRDLKLKLQVYFDYMRSFRVEFDEFFEDGIISEIEVGLGPCGELRYPSYPAKHGWRYPGIGEFQSYDKYLMKSLTKAAEARGHSSWARGPDNAGSYNSTPHETGFFCDGGEYDSYYGRFFLNWYSRVLVDHGERVLGLANLAFEGTCIAAKVSGIHWWYKTASHAAELTAGFYNPSNRDGYAPIAAMLKKHGAALNFTCVELRTLDQHEDFPEALADPEGLVWQVLNAAWDVCIPVASENALSCHDREGYNKILENAKPLTDPDGRHLSAFTYLRLSPVLMERHNFMEFERFVKRMHGEAVSDLQVNPNKKHTKVQDTDGQVAA